The DNA window CTTCAAGCAGGAAAGGTGAACGCCATGAAGAACAGCAAATCGCTCGTCCACAGCATCGTCGCAATGGTCGTCCTCGCCTCGACGCAGTTTCCTGGTGCCGCCGCGAAGGCCGAGGGGATGTTCCCTGTCGGGACCGCAGCCAATACCGTCGATCTCCAGAATGCGCGCGGAGCGGTGCCATACGAGGGTGGCTGGGCCATCCCCCTGGCCGGCGAGCGCCCTGCCTGGTACACGTCCGAATTGGAGCAGCAGGTTCTCGCAGCGGGAGGAACCCCGGTGGCCGCGCCCACGGATATCCCGCTCCCCAGCGAGATCGGGATACGGCCCGGATCCTGGATGATCGCGCCTTACGGCTGCACAATGAATTTCGTCTTTACGAGGAACGGCGGGTTCGCCATCGGGACGGCGGGCCACTGCGTCGACAAGCTCGGCCAGCACGTTGTCCTCCTCACGCTGGCGCCGGGAACGCAAAACCCGGTGCTGGTCGATATCGGCACCGCGATTGCTCGACACGAAAACGGGATCGGTGACGATTTCGCGCTCGTGTCCATCAATCCGGTGCTCAACCCCTGGGTCAGTGCGACGACGGCCGTGATTGCTGGGCCCTGCAATCAATACACGGGTTTCGGCCCGGAGACAGTCTGGCACTACGGTCATGGGCTCGGCATAGGTACTGGGGGGACCCCTCGCGCCGGGGTGGCGCTGACCTGGAAAAAGGATGCCTACGGCTGGGACAGTCCGGCCATCTTTGGAGATTCCGGGAGCCCGGTCCGTGTCACGGACCTTGAGGCTGCGGGCGACCTCACGCACCTGGTCGTGGATACGAAGTGGCTGCCGAGCGTCATTGCCGGAACCCGCATCGGCAAGATGCTGCAGATCGCAAATGGCTGGAGTCTGGTGAACAGCCCGCTGTGCACCGCGGGCCTTGGCGCGCCGGCGGTGGCCACGGACATCGGAGCGGGAGCTCCCATGGTGATGGTCGAGCGGCCCGAGCCTTCACCCACAGTAGGCAGCGTACGGGTCAAGCTCGCGTTGGCGAAGGCGACGGATGTCGAGGCAAGGATTTTCGATATCCGCGGACGCGCGATGGCAACCCTGTACCGCGGGGCACTTCCCGGCGGGACTCAAATCTTGAATTGGGACGGAAAGACCCGGGACGGGTCAATGGCGCCAGCCGGCGTCTATTTCGTCCAGGTACAGGCGGACCAGAACGTGATCGGGAGCAAGTTCGTTTTGGTAAGGTGAAATCTCACGCGCACGCGCCGTAGCGGTCATAAGCCGCGGGGTCGTAGACGAGATCGAGCGTGGGCACGAGCCGGACCTCGACGCCGCCGAACTTGCGCTTGAAGACGCTTATGCTCTGCCAAGGATGATCGGGCTCGCCCGTGGGAGCGACCCCCCACAGATCGTACCAGTCGTAGCCCATCGCCTTCGCGCGCCTCATGATCTCGAAATGGAGAAGGTACGGCGCCATGAACTTGCGGCTCCCAGTCAGCGAGCCGCCGAAGAAGTAGGTGGCGCGCGAGCCGAAGTACACAACGACAGCCGCGGCGATGCGCCTCCCCCGGTGCTCAGCGAAGAACACGGCGCCTTGCCCGAGGGGTGCGAGCTTGCCAGTGAGTCCTTCGAAGTACTCCCGGGGCTTGGGTCTGAGACCCTGTCGACGGACTGTTGCCTGATAGATGCGCAGGAAGTTTGCAAGGCCGCGTCGAGTGCTGTCCTCGACGACGACAACGCCATGCCGCCGCGCGACCCCAATGTTGTACCTCCCCTTGGGTTTCATCTGCGCGAGGATCGCCGGCTCCGGCGGGCGCAGGTCGATGCACAGGGTATCCCGCGGCTCCATGTAGCAGTCCTTGAAAGCCGGAACCACTCGAAACCCCTGCACGAAGTCCGGCAGACGTTCCCAGCGGGGCTCGATCCTGAGATGGCTCACGGTCCTTGACTCGGTCCGCCGCCGCTCCTCGATCGCCTCGAGGATGGCCGCAAACACCTCGCTGGCGGCCCGCTCCCCGGCCGGCAGCACCGGCCCTTCGGGGATGTAGTAGAAGCAATGCCCGGGCGCGTATTCATACGTCAACACCACCGCCCCCCCGACGACCGCCCCTCGATTTCTCAGCACGACGCCGAAGTTCCCGTAGCCGGCCTCCACACGAAAGTCGGCCCACCATGAGGACTGCATGAAGCCAGACTCGGAGGTCGTCACTAGGAAGGCGTCCCAGGCCGACCAGCCTTCGGTCGCGGCGGGTAGGGCCGGCTGAGACAACGTGGCATTCGTCATCACAGCGCTGGGATCTCGCTCTCCTCGACGTCGAAGCGCACCGTGACGTGATGGAGGCGTTGCTGCACCGTCATGACCTTGTGCAGGTCCGGGTCGAAGTAGTCCCGAAGCATGGGGGGGCGCGGGGAGCGCAGGTACTGGTCGGGGTCGCGCCGTAGAGCCGACGATCCGACCACCTCGAGCTCCTCACGTGAGCTTGCGTGCTGGATGATGCACGGCACGCGGGTAATCCCTCGTTTGCGGAGAAGGTAGGCGCGATGGCTGCCGTTGCGGAGGATCAGACGGCGCTCCGCATACACGGCGTTGAGAAAGTTGGAACCGAAGCCCACCGCGATACCCACGACGCCGACGAGGACGCCGGGAGGCGGTGTATCCGGGATGTCGTGGGGCTCCAGGGGCATGATGCCGAGGAAGCGCAGGTCGTTCGACGGAGAGACGAACACGAACTTGCCCTGCGGTGTGCGCGACCATCGAACCGGCGGGAGGGGGTGATCGTGGGGGAGGCAGAGCTTGAATATCTGTTCCCGGCTCAGCTCGGGCGGCAGCTCCCGTTCCAGCCGCGCGACGTGGCCCAGGTCGATATGCCTCTGGTACACGACGATCCGCTCCAGATCCACCAGCGCTATTTCGGTGGGCACGCTGTTGAACCCATGACGGATCATCGGATCGCAGAGCAGCTCGCTCAGGAGCGGCGTGTACTCCGCTCCCATCTGGACGATCGGCGGATCATCGGCCAGTCCCGCCTCGTCCCGCTCACGGGTCTGGAGGACACGGTTGGCCGCGTTCCATTCGTCGATCAGATCCGCCTCCGCCGGCGGATCGACCGCATACCTCCGCACATGATGGAGGAACTGCTTGAGGGTGGGCCGGCCGATGAGATACAGGCCCTTGTCCGCAAGCTCCGGGGCCCCGTCGTCACTCGGCCCCGCGGCGGGCCCCGACTGGGGCGGGGCCTGCGGCGTTTCCGCCGCCGGCCTAGGCGCCCCCTTGAGCGTTTTCGCTGGAGTAGCCGTAACGATCCGGCCGTTCATCTTGTTCACCACCATGACCAGACGTCGACTTTGAGGGTTTGTGCCAGGCGGCGGCCGATCAGATTCAGGACTCGATGCTGCCCGCATGACACCTTGGCCCGCCCGGTCATCCCGGGCAGAAGGAGCCGCGTGTGGTTGTCGATGTGACTCGTGACGACGAAGGTCCTGGCCGCGGCGGAGGAGCGCGAGACGGAGGATGAGGTCGTGGGCGTTCCCGTCGCCGTGCCCGCATCGGCGGCCACGGCAATGGAGGTCACCAAGCCTCGGAACGGGACACCGGGAAGAGCGCGGGTTCGCACCTCGACCCGCTGACCTGGGCGCAGGTTGGCGATGTCCTTCTCCGAGACCATGATCTGTGCCACAACCGTGTCGATCTCGAAGACCTTTGCGATGAGGCCCCCGATTGGGACGAACTGACGCTCCATGGCGCGCAACTCGCGGGAGGGGGTGGCCACGACGCCGCCGACCGGGCTGAGCACGTTCAGCCGGTCCTCCTGCTCCAACAGGAAGCTCTGGCGGTCCTTCAGCCCCTCGATCCGCGCACGGGCCGCCTCGATCTCCTCCTTGCGCGTTCCCGCAAGCAGGACGTCGAGTCGACGCTGGGCCTCGACCTCCTCGCCCCTGGCCGCGCTGGCCAGCGCCTGCGTATCCTCGAATTCGCGAGGCGACACCAGGTGCAGCTGGAACGCCTGCGCGGTCCTGGAGGACCGGGAGCGCGCATAGGCGGCCTGGTAGGCTGCCCTGGCGAGCGCCGCGCGCGCGACCGCGATCTCAGCGGCCGTGGGGCCTGCCTCAAGCTTCTGGAGATTCGCCCGCGCCTCCTGGATCGCCGCCTGGGTCGTCTGCAGGTCGGATAAAAGTGCCTGATCGGACATCCGCGCGATCAGGCCGCCGGCCTTGACGCGGTCGCCCTCCTCCACGGCGACCTTCTCGACGATGCCTGCGACCGCCGCACGAACATCGGCGTTCTCCACTGGGAGCACGCTCACCGGACCGGATACTCGAAGCTCCGTGCGTCCGAACACGACGCCGAGCACGAGGACAGCCGCGGCTCCCGCGAGCGCCAAGCGGCGTCTCTTCCACCGGGGGCTTCGCGGGCTACGTGGCGTCGCAGGTTCGCTCCCGCCGCCCGCATCGGGATCGCCGCCCGCGTCCGGATCGGAGCTCGCGTCGCTGGGGTCATCGTCTAGCGTCCCCTTGCCCATGAGACCGCGGATGCGGCTTCGCAATCGCGTTCCCACCATAGCGCCGAACAGGGCCAGCGCGATCGGCTGGCCGCTGCCGATGAGAATCCCCCCGGCCTTCATCGTCACCAGACCGAGCAGCGAGAACGAATAGACGGTCGCGATGGCCCCGTAGGTTAGAAAGATGCGGCGCTCGCGCGGCGACGCGGATGGCGCGGGGCGATCGCCCGATCCCACCAGCCGCCTGATCAAGTTCCCGACGTAGCGGAACGACTTCCGTCTCAAGTTGGGGATCTCGAGGAAGTCGCTCAGAAGGTAGTAACCGTCGAGCTTGATCAGCGGGTTGAAATTCACGAGGGTCTTCACCCCGGAGCCGATCATGACGAGCAACGCCACGTAGCTGATCCAGGTATCTCCATCGGCCACCTGCCATGCGAACACCGCCAGGGCCCAGAGGAAGAGCTCGAAGTAGGGTCCCGCGAACCCCACCCACATCCGCTTCGATCTTTCTGGAAACAGCCAGGCATCGCTCACGTTGCAATAGAATGCGGGCGCAAAGTAGATGAGCATGAAGCCCATCTCGCGAACCTCCCCGCCGAAGTGACGGCACGCCATGCCATGGGCGAATTCATGCAACGACACGACAGTGAACAGTACCGCGACGAGCATTGGGATAGCCGAGGGGAAGCCGATCCGGGTGAGGTCGTCTCGAAACGAGGTCCAGGACATAGCCAGGGTGGCCGCAGCCAAAATGATGACCGCCGCCGAGAAGACCATGAATCGACGCGTGAAGAAAAACCGCGCGCGAGGAAGCAGCCAATCGAAGAGCCGCGTCGGATCGAGGACCGGCAGCCGAAGGTACAGTAGACTTCCGCGCGGCCGCCGGCTCGAGAGGCCGCGATCCCGCCGAGGGGCGCGGTCGGTCTCCAGCAGACGGTTCTTGTCCAGCTTCTGCACGAAGAGCTCGAGCGCG is part of the Candidatus Eisenbacteria bacterium genome and encodes:
- a CDS encoding T9SS type A sorting domain-containing protein, with amino-acid sequence MNAMKNSKSLVHSIVAMVVLASTQFPGAAAKAEGMFPVGTAANTVDLQNARGAVPYEGGWAIPLAGERPAWYTSELEQQVLAAGGTPVAAPTDIPLPSEIGIRPGSWMIAPYGCTMNFVFTRNGGFAIGTAGHCVDKLGQHVVLLTLAPGTQNPVLVDIGTAIARHENGIGDDFALVSINPVLNPWVSATTAVIAGPCNQYTGFGPETVWHYGHGLGIGTGGTPRAGVALTWKKDAYGWDSPAIFGDSGSPVRVTDLEAAGDLTHLVVDTKWLPSVIAGTRIGKMLQIANGWSLVNSPLCTAGLGAPAVATDIGAGAPMVMVERPEPSPTVGSVRVKLALAKATDVEARIFDIRGRAMATLYRGALPGGTQILNWDGKTRDGSMAPAGVYFVQVQADQNVIGSKFVLVR
- a CDS encoding peptidoglycan bridge formation glycyltransferase FemA/FemB family protein codes for the protein MTNATLSQPALPAATEGWSAWDAFLVTTSESGFMQSSWWADFRVEAGYGNFGVVLRNRGAVVGGAVVLTYEYAPGHCFYYIPEGPVLPAGERAASEVFAAILEAIEERRRTESRTVSHLRIEPRWERLPDFVQGFRVVPAFKDCYMEPRDTLCIDLRPPEPAILAQMKPKGRYNIGVARRHGVVVVEDSTRRGLANFLRIYQATVRRQGLRPKPREYFEGLTGKLAPLGQGAVFFAEHRGRRIAAAVVVYFGSRATYFFGGSLTGSRKFMAPYLLHFEIMRRAKAMGYDWYDLWGVAPTGEPDHPWQSISVFKRKFGGVEVRLVPTLDLVYDPAAYDRYGACA
- a CDS encoding HlyD family efflux transporter periplasmic adaptor subunit, producing MAGGATTPSPPRLRIDLIIRRQHTPRGVFVVVKDPASDDFYRFGEVEDFILQQLDGVAHLEEIRQRTESRFGAPLPDGALELFVQKLDKNRLLETDRAPRRDRGLSSRRPRGSLLYLRLPVLDPTRLFDWLLPRARFFFTRRFMVFSAAVIILAAATLAMSWTSFRDDLTRIGFPSAIPMLVAVLFTVVSLHEFAHGMACRHFGGEVREMGFMLIYFAPAFYCNVSDAWLFPERSKRMWVGFAGPYFELFLWALAVFAWQVADGDTWISYVALLVMIGSGVKTLVNFNPLIKLDGYYLLSDFLEIPNLRRKSFRYVGNLIRRLVGSGDRPAPSASPRERRIFLTYGAIATVYSFSLLGLVTMKAGGILIGSGQPIALALFGAMVGTRLRSRIRGLMGKGTLDDDPSDASSDPDAGGDPDAGGGSEPATPRSPRSPRWKRRRLALAGAAAVLVLGVVFGRTELRVSGPVSVLPVENADVRAAVAGIVEKVAVEEGDRVKAGGLIARMSDQALLSDLQTTQAAIQEARANLQKLEAGPTAAEIAVARAALARAAYQAAYARSRSSRTAQAFQLHLVSPREFEDTQALASAARGEEVEAQRRLDVLLAGTRKEEIEAARARIEGLKDRQSFLLEQEDRLNVLSPVGGVVATPSRELRAMERQFVPIGGLIAKVFEIDTVVAQIMVSEKDIANLRPGQRVEVRTRALPGVPFRGLVTSIAVAADAGTATGTPTTSSSVSRSSAAARTFVVTSHIDNHTRLLLPGMTGRAKVSCGQHRVLNLIGRRLAQTLKVDVWSWW